The following coding sequences lie in one Tachysurus fulvidraco isolate hzauxx_2018 chromosome 19, HZAU_PFXX_2.0, whole genome shotgun sequence genomic window:
- the LOC125139646 gene encoding vitellogenin-like isoform X2 yields MRAVVLALTLALVASHQINLVPEFAAGKTFVYKYEGLLLGGLPQEGLAKAGVKVSSKVLISAVAQNTFLMKLSDPQLFQYTGVWPQDSFVPATKLTSALNAQLVIPIKYEYANGVVGKIFAPAGVSATVLNLHRGILNILQLNLKNTQNVYELHEAGTHGVCKTHYMISEDEKTHQIAVRKSKDLTNCHKRVIKDIGLAYTETCVECQQRLKSLTGTATFSYIMKPTDTGALVSEATVEEVHEFSLLNTQTGAAQMRAKQMLNLLEVQNAPVAPHAGEYLNRGSLQYEFATEILQTPIQLLKINNAQAQIVEVLQHLVTNNMVMAHEDAPLKFVQLVQLMRVATLENIEAIWAQYKTKPVHRRWILDALPVVGTTVALRFIKEKFQADELAVPELTQTLLVALHMATANPDAIHLTANLAFNPKVKNIPVLREVIMLGYGSMIAKYCSEVPTCPADLLKPIHERAAEAISKGEIREITLALKVIGNAGHPASLKTIMKLLPGFGSAAASVPLKVQIDAVLALRNIAKNEPKMVQPVALQLFMDKALHPELRMVACIVLFETKPSVALMATVAGALEKETNMHVVSFAYSHIKSLTRSMAPDYMHVAAAANVAIRMLSPKLERLSNHFSRAIHFDLYISPFLVGAAGSAYLINDAATTLPRAVVTRARAYLAGAAADVLEVGVRTEGLHEVLQKSHAVNENADRITKIKRTLKALMDWRSMPENQPLASIYFKVFGQEIAFANIDKILIEQVAQIATGSQGREMLKEAVKALQKGIAFQYAKPLLAAEVRRILPSCLGVPMELGFYTSAVATAAVNVKATITPPLPEHPETVSRDQLMKTDFQLQAEARPSVALQTFAVIGVNTALIQAAVMARGKIRTVVPAKVDIRADLPKGNVKLEVLPAAVPDHIVAASFETVAVARNIEDLPNERVVSLAPPASSDAAEGLIPASIQKSLCGVVPYIHVKGCLEFASQNAGFMGLNPLYYIIGRHSAKISVPRGDGQSLERLELELQVGPKAAEKLMKEISLVDVENPEESTVLLKLREILEAGLRNRNSSSSSSVSSSRSASSSKSSSSSRSTSSSRSASSSRSASSSRSSKSSSMSSSSARVSKNTNAYRQFQKFHKDQGTSKASSSSSIEAIQRKSMILGDAIPPIFAIIARAVKADHKLGYQLAAYLDKPTSRVQVVFASISQNDKWKICVDAILPSKHKFAAKLAIGEQCQGYSVAFKAETGLHEAHPSARLEWDWNRIPAIDIPYVKRAREFIFYVAPLAGINADRADNSERQINVIVALPTQKSLNIVCRIPKMTLSTQDVPLPIELPIEQDGTIEALQNFDIRNIVEKWLNNN; encoded by the exons ATGAGAGCTGTTGTGCTTGCCTTGACTCTGGCCCTTGTGG cGAGTCATCAGATCAACCTTG TTCCAGAGTTTGCTGCAGGAAAGACCTTTGTGTACAAGTATGAGGGTTTGTTATTGGGAGGTCTGCCTCAGGAGGGTCTGGCCAAGGCTGGTGTAAAAGTCAGCAGCAAGGTTCTCATCAGTGCTGTAGCACAGAATACCTTCCTCATGAAG CTCTCAGATCCTCAGCTCTTTCAGTACACTGGCGTCTGGCCCCAGGATTCTTTTGTTCCTGCAACAAAGCTCACCTCAGCACTAAATGCTCAACTTGTAATTCCTATCAAATATGAGTATGCTAATGGTGTGGTAGGTAAAATATTTGCCCCTGCTGGAGTCTCTGCTACTGTTCTGAATCTGCACAGAGGTATCCTCAACATTCTTCAGCTCAACCTCAAGAACACACAGAATGTGTATGAGCTGCATGAG GCTGGAACTCACGGAGTCTGCAAGACCCACTACATGATCAGTGAGGATGAAAAGACCCATCAGATTGCTGTGAGAAAGTCCAAAGACCTGACCAACTGCCACAAAAGAGTCATAAAGGATATTGGTTTAGCTTACACTGAAACCTGTGTTGAATGCCAGCAG AGGCTGAAGAGTCTGACTGGGACTGCAACATTCAGCTACATCATGAAGCCCACTGATACAGGTGCTCTAGTTTCTGAGGCTACAGTTGAAGAAGTTCATGAGTTCTCACTCTTAAATACACAAACTGGAGCAGCTCAAATGAGAGCCAA GCAAATGCTGAATTTACTGGAAGTGCAGAATGCCCCTGTTGCTCCCCATGCGGGTGAGTACTTGAACCGTGGATCCCTGCAGTATGAATTTGCAACTGAGATTCTTCAAACCCCCATTCAACTGCTAAAGATCAATAATGCACAGGCCCAG ATTGTAGAGGTCTTGCAGCATCTGGTTACAAACAACATGGTTATGGCTCATGAGGATGCTCCTCTGAAGTTTGTCCAGCTTGTCCAACTCATGCGTGTAGCTACTTTGGAGAATATTGAAGCAATCTGGGCTCAGTACAAGACCAAACCTGTTCACAG GCGATGGATTTTGGATGCACTTCCTGTAGTGGGTACAACAGTAGCCTTGAGATTCATCAAGGAGAAGTTTCAAGCTGATGAGCTCGCTGTCCCTGAACTCACTCAGACCCTTCTGGTTGCTTTGCACATGGCCACAGCTAATCCAGATGCTATTCACCTCACTGCT AATCTGGCTTTTAACCCCAAAGTCAAGAATATTCCAGTGCTGCGTGAAGTTATCATGCTCGGCTATGGTTCCATGATTGCCAAATACTGTTCTGAAGTTCCTACATGTCCTGCTGATCTTCTTAAG CCTATTCATGAGCGTGCTGCCGAAGCTATTTCCAAGGGTGAGATTCGTGAAATTACACTGGCTCTTAAAGTTATAGGCAATGCCGGCCACCCCGCCAGCCTTAAAACCATCATGAAACTCCTGCCTGGATTTGGAAGTGCTGCTGCTTCCGTTCCCCTGAAGGTCCAGATTGATGCTGTCTTGGCTCTTAGGAACATTGCCAAGAATGAGCCAAAGATG GTTCAGCCAGTGGCACTGCAACTTTTCATGGACAAGGCACTCCATCCTGAACTGCGCATGGTTGCATGTATTGTGCTGTTTGAGACCAAACCATCTGTAGCCCTTATGGCAACTGTTGCTGGTGCTTTAGAGAAGGAGACCAACATGCATGTGGTCAGTTTTGCTTATTCTCATATCAAGTCTCTGACCAGAAGCATGGCCCCTGACTATATGCATGT GGCTGCCGCTGCGAATGTTGCCATCAGGATGTTGAGCCCCAAACTGGAGAGACTGAGCAATCATTTTAGCAGAGCTATCCATTTCGATCTCTATATCT CTCCATTCTTGGTTGGTGCTGCTGGTAGTGCTTACTTGATcaatgatgctgccaccaccttGCCCAGAGCTGTTGTGACTAGAGCACGAGCCTACCTGGCTGGAGCTGCTGCTGATGTACTTGAG GTTGGTGTGAGAACTGAAGGACTACACGAAGTTCTTCAGAAGTCTCATGCTGTGAATGAAAATGCTGACCGCATAACTAAAATAAAGCGCACTCTTAAAGCT CTGATGGATTGGAGGTCTATGCCAGAAAATCAACCACTGGCTTCCATCTATTTCAAAGTTTTTGGACAGGAAATAGCTTTTGCCAACATTGACAAAATCCTCATCGAACAAGTAGCACAG ATTGCCACCGGATCTCAAGGCCGTGAAATGCTGAAAGAGGCTGTTAAGGCATTGCAGAAAGGTATTGCCTTCCAGTATGCCAAGCCTCTGCTGGCAGCTGAAGTGCGTCGCATTCTGCCTAGTTGTCTTGGTGTGCCAATGGAGCTTGGTTTTTACACTTCTGCTGTTGCTACTGCAGCTGTCAATG tTAAGGCAACTATTACCCCTCCTTTACCTGAGCATCCAGAGACTGTCTCGCGTGATCAGTTGATGAAGACTGATTTCCAGTTGCAAGCTGAGGCTAGACCAAG CGTTGCCCTCCAGACTTTTGCTGTAATTGGAGTGAACACTGCCTTGATTCAGGCTGCTGTTATGGCCAGAGGAAAGATACGCACTGTTGTACCAGCAAAAGTAGATATAAGAGCTGACCTTCCAAAGGGCAATGTAAAGCTGGAGGTTCTGCCTGCCGCTGTTCCTGATCATATTGTTGCTGCAAG CTTTGAGACCGTTGCTGTGGCCAGAAACATTGAGGACCTCCCCAATGAGAGAGTCGTATCTCTGGCACCTCCAGCGTCTTCTGATGCTGCGGAAGGGTTGATACCTGCTTCAATTCAGAAGTCCTTGTGTGGTGTTGTTCCTTATATTCACGTTAAAGGATGTCTTGAGTTTGCCTCCCAGAATGCTGGCTTTATGGGGTTAAATcctctgtattatattattggACGGCACTCAGCTAAAATTTCAGTGCCAAGAG GTGATGGACAATCCCTTGAAAGACTGGAGCTTGAGTTGCAAGTTGGCCCTAAGGCAGCTGAGAAGCTTATGAAGGAAATCAGCCTTGTTGATGTTGAAAATCCGGAAGAAAGTACCGTCCTGTTGAAATTGAGGGAAATTCTGGAGGCTGGACTGAGGAATCGTAACTCCAGCTCGTCATCCTCTGTCAGCAGCAGTAGGAGCGCCAGTAGCAGTAAGAGTTCCAGCAGCAGTAGGAGCACCAGCAGCAGTAGGAGTGCCAGCAGCAGTAGGAGTGCCAGCAGCAGTAGGAGTTCTAAGAGCAGCTCTATGAGTTCTTCCAGTGCTCGTGTGAGCAAG AATACAAATGCATACCGTCAGTTCCAGAAATTTCATAAGGATCAG GGAACATCAAAGGCCAGCAGCTCATCTAGCATTGAGGCTATACAGAGAAAG TCTATGATACTTGGAGATGCAATTCCACCCATATTTGCCATCATTGCCCGTGCCGTTAAAGCTGACCACAAGCTGGGATACCAGCTTGCCGCTTACTTGGACAAACCCACTTCAAGAGTACAGGTTGTGTTTGCCTCTATCTCTCAGAATGACAAATGGAAGATCTGTGTCGATGCTATCCTTCCAAGCAAGCATAAATTTGCT GCAAAGTTAGCTATTGGGGAGCAGTGCCAAGGATATTCTGTAGCTTTCAAGGCTGAAACTGGTCTGCATGAGGCACATCCTTCTGCTCGTTTGGAATGGGACTGGAACAGAATCCCAGCTATTGATATTCCCTATGTTAAGAG GGCAAGGGAGTTCATCTTTTATGTTGCTCCCCTTGCTGGAATTAATGCTGACAGAGCtgataacagtgagagacagatcaaTGTAATTGTTGCCCTACCCACTCAAAAGTCTCTAAACATTGTTTGTAGGATTCCAAAG ATGACACTGTCAACGCAAGATGTGCCTCTTCCTATTGAACTGCCTATTGAACAAGATGGAACCATTGAAGCTCTCCAGAATTTTGACATTCGGAACATTGTTGAAAAATGGCTGAATAATAACTGA
- the LOC125139646 gene encoding vitellogenin-like isoform X1, with translation MRAVVLALTLALVASHQINLVPEFAAGKTFVYKYEGLLLGGLPQEGLAKAGVKVSSKVLISAVAQNTFLMKLSDPQLFQYTGVWPQDSFVPATKLTSALNAQLVIPIKYEYANGVVGKIFAPAGVSATVLNLHRGILNILQLNLKNTQNVYELHEAGTHGVCKTHYMISEDEKTHQIAVRKSKDLTNCHKRVIKDIGLAYTETCVECQQRLKSLTGTATFSYIMKPTDTGALVSEATVEEVHEFSLLNTQTGAAQMRAKQMLNLLEVQNAPVAPHAGEYLNRGSLQYEFATEILQTPIQLLKINNAQAQIVEVLQHLVTNNMVMAHEDAPLKFVQLVQLMRVATLENIEAIWAQYKTKPVHRRWILDALPVVGTTVALRFIKEKFQADELAVPELTQTLLVALHMATANPDAIHLTANLAFNPKVKNIPVLREVIMLGYGSMIAKYCSEVPTCPADLLKPIHERAAEAISKGEIREITLALKVIGNAGHPASLKTIMKLLPGFGSAAASVPLKVQIDAVLALRNIAKNEPKMVQPVALQLFMDKALHPELRMVACIVLFETKPSVALMATVAGALEKETNMHVVSFAYSHIKSLTRSMAPDYMHVAAAANVAIRMLSPKLERLSNHFSRAIHFDLYISPFLVGAAGSAYLINDAATTLPRAVVTRARAYLAGAAADVLEVGVRTEGLHEVLQKSHAVNENADRITKIKRTLKALMDWRSMPENQPLASIYFKVFGQEIAFANIDKILIEQVAQIATGSQGREMLKEAVKALQKGIAFQYAKPLLAAEVRRILPSCLGVPMELGFYTSAVATAAVNVKATITPPLPEHPETVSRDQLMKTDFQLQAEARPSVALQTFAVIGVNTALIQAAVMARGKIRTVVPAKVDIRADLPKGNVKLEVLPAAVPDHIVAASFETVAVARNIEDLPNERVVSLAPPASSDAAEGLIPASIQKSLCGVVPYIHVKGCLEFASQNAGFMGLNPLYYIIGRHSAKISVPRGDGQSLERLELELQVGPKAAEKLMKEISLVDVENPEESTVLLKLREILEAGLRNRNSSSSSSVSSSRSASSSKSSSSSRSTSSSRSASSSRSASSSRSSKSSSMSSSSARVSKNTNAYRQFQKFHKDQYLTSQGTSKASSSSSIEAIQRKSMILGDAIPPIFAIIARAVKADHKLGYQLAAYLDKPTSRVQVVFASISQNDKWKICVDAILPSKHKFAAKLAIGEQCQGYSVAFKAETGLHEAHPSARLEWDWNRIPAIDIPYVKRAREFIFYVAPLAGINADRADNSERQINVIVALPTQKSLNIVCRIPKMTLSTQDVPLPIELPIEQDGTIEALQNFDIRNIVEKWLNNN, from the exons ATGAGAGCTGTTGTGCTTGCCTTGACTCTGGCCCTTGTGG cGAGTCATCAGATCAACCTTG TTCCAGAGTTTGCTGCAGGAAAGACCTTTGTGTACAAGTATGAGGGTTTGTTATTGGGAGGTCTGCCTCAGGAGGGTCTGGCCAAGGCTGGTGTAAAAGTCAGCAGCAAGGTTCTCATCAGTGCTGTAGCACAGAATACCTTCCTCATGAAG CTCTCAGATCCTCAGCTCTTTCAGTACACTGGCGTCTGGCCCCAGGATTCTTTTGTTCCTGCAACAAAGCTCACCTCAGCACTAAATGCTCAACTTGTAATTCCTATCAAATATGAGTATGCTAATGGTGTGGTAGGTAAAATATTTGCCCCTGCTGGAGTCTCTGCTACTGTTCTGAATCTGCACAGAGGTATCCTCAACATTCTTCAGCTCAACCTCAAGAACACACAGAATGTGTATGAGCTGCATGAG GCTGGAACTCACGGAGTCTGCAAGACCCACTACATGATCAGTGAGGATGAAAAGACCCATCAGATTGCTGTGAGAAAGTCCAAAGACCTGACCAACTGCCACAAAAGAGTCATAAAGGATATTGGTTTAGCTTACACTGAAACCTGTGTTGAATGCCAGCAG AGGCTGAAGAGTCTGACTGGGACTGCAACATTCAGCTACATCATGAAGCCCACTGATACAGGTGCTCTAGTTTCTGAGGCTACAGTTGAAGAAGTTCATGAGTTCTCACTCTTAAATACACAAACTGGAGCAGCTCAAATGAGAGCCAA GCAAATGCTGAATTTACTGGAAGTGCAGAATGCCCCTGTTGCTCCCCATGCGGGTGAGTACTTGAACCGTGGATCCCTGCAGTATGAATTTGCAACTGAGATTCTTCAAACCCCCATTCAACTGCTAAAGATCAATAATGCACAGGCCCAG ATTGTAGAGGTCTTGCAGCATCTGGTTACAAACAACATGGTTATGGCTCATGAGGATGCTCCTCTGAAGTTTGTCCAGCTTGTCCAACTCATGCGTGTAGCTACTTTGGAGAATATTGAAGCAATCTGGGCTCAGTACAAGACCAAACCTGTTCACAG GCGATGGATTTTGGATGCACTTCCTGTAGTGGGTACAACAGTAGCCTTGAGATTCATCAAGGAGAAGTTTCAAGCTGATGAGCTCGCTGTCCCTGAACTCACTCAGACCCTTCTGGTTGCTTTGCACATGGCCACAGCTAATCCAGATGCTATTCACCTCACTGCT AATCTGGCTTTTAACCCCAAAGTCAAGAATATTCCAGTGCTGCGTGAAGTTATCATGCTCGGCTATGGTTCCATGATTGCCAAATACTGTTCTGAAGTTCCTACATGTCCTGCTGATCTTCTTAAG CCTATTCATGAGCGTGCTGCCGAAGCTATTTCCAAGGGTGAGATTCGTGAAATTACACTGGCTCTTAAAGTTATAGGCAATGCCGGCCACCCCGCCAGCCTTAAAACCATCATGAAACTCCTGCCTGGATTTGGAAGTGCTGCTGCTTCCGTTCCCCTGAAGGTCCAGATTGATGCTGTCTTGGCTCTTAGGAACATTGCCAAGAATGAGCCAAAGATG GTTCAGCCAGTGGCACTGCAACTTTTCATGGACAAGGCACTCCATCCTGAACTGCGCATGGTTGCATGTATTGTGCTGTTTGAGACCAAACCATCTGTAGCCCTTATGGCAACTGTTGCTGGTGCTTTAGAGAAGGAGACCAACATGCATGTGGTCAGTTTTGCTTATTCTCATATCAAGTCTCTGACCAGAAGCATGGCCCCTGACTATATGCATGT GGCTGCCGCTGCGAATGTTGCCATCAGGATGTTGAGCCCCAAACTGGAGAGACTGAGCAATCATTTTAGCAGAGCTATCCATTTCGATCTCTATATCT CTCCATTCTTGGTTGGTGCTGCTGGTAGTGCTTACTTGATcaatgatgctgccaccaccttGCCCAGAGCTGTTGTGACTAGAGCACGAGCCTACCTGGCTGGAGCTGCTGCTGATGTACTTGAG GTTGGTGTGAGAACTGAAGGACTACACGAAGTTCTTCAGAAGTCTCATGCTGTGAATGAAAATGCTGACCGCATAACTAAAATAAAGCGCACTCTTAAAGCT CTGATGGATTGGAGGTCTATGCCAGAAAATCAACCACTGGCTTCCATCTATTTCAAAGTTTTTGGACAGGAAATAGCTTTTGCCAACATTGACAAAATCCTCATCGAACAAGTAGCACAG ATTGCCACCGGATCTCAAGGCCGTGAAATGCTGAAAGAGGCTGTTAAGGCATTGCAGAAAGGTATTGCCTTCCAGTATGCCAAGCCTCTGCTGGCAGCTGAAGTGCGTCGCATTCTGCCTAGTTGTCTTGGTGTGCCAATGGAGCTTGGTTTTTACACTTCTGCTGTTGCTACTGCAGCTGTCAATG tTAAGGCAACTATTACCCCTCCTTTACCTGAGCATCCAGAGACTGTCTCGCGTGATCAGTTGATGAAGACTGATTTCCAGTTGCAAGCTGAGGCTAGACCAAG CGTTGCCCTCCAGACTTTTGCTGTAATTGGAGTGAACACTGCCTTGATTCAGGCTGCTGTTATGGCCAGAGGAAAGATACGCACTGTTGTACCAGCAAAAGTAGATATAAGAGCTGACCTTCCAAAGGGCAATGTAAAGCTGGAGGTTCTGCCTGCCGCTGTTCCTGATCATATTGTTGCTGCAAG CTTTGAGACCGTTGCTGTGGCCAGAAACATTGAGGACCTCCCCAATGAGAGAGTCGTATCTCTGGCACCTCCAGCGTCTTCTGATGCTGCGGAAGGGTTGATACCTGCTTCAATTCAGAAGTCCTTGTGTGGTGTTGTTCCTTATATTCACGTTAAAGGATGTCTTGAGTTTGCCTCCCAGAATGCTGGCTTTATGGGGTTAAATcctctgtattatattattggACGGCACTCAGCTAAAATTTCAGTGCCAAGAG GTGATGGACAATCCCTTGAAAGACTGGAGCTTGAGTTGCAAGTTGGCCCTAAGGCAGCTGAGAAGCTTATGAAGGAAATCAGCCTTGTTGATGTTGAAAATCCGGAAGAAAGTACCGTCCTGTTGAAATTGAGGGAAATTCTGGAGGCTGGACTGAGGAATCGTAACTCCAGCTCGTCATCCTCTGTCAGCAGCAGTAGGAGCGCCAGTAGCAGTAAGAGTTCCAGCAGCAGTAGGAGCACCAGCAGCAGTAGGAGTGCCAGCAGCAGTAGGAGTGCCAGCAGCAGTAGGAGTTCTAAGAGCAGCTCTATGAGTTCTTCCAGTGCTCGTGTGAGCAAG AATACAAATGCATACCGTCAGTTCCAGAAATTTCATAAGGATCAG tacctGACATCACAGGGAACATCAAAGGCCAGCAGCTCATCTAGCATTGAGGCTATACAGAGAAAG TCTATGATACTTGGAGATGCAATTCCACCCATATTTGCCATCATTGCCCGTGCCGTTAAAGCTGACCACAAGCTGGGATACCAGCTTGCCGCTTACTTGGACAAACCCACTTCAAGAGTACAGGTTGTGTTTGCCTCTATCTCTCAGAATGACAAATGGAAGATCTGTGTCGATGCTATCCTTCCAAGCAAGCATAAATTTGCT GCAAAGTTAGCTATTGGGGAGCAGTGCCAAGGATATTCTGTAGCTTTCAAGGCTGAAACTGGTCTGCATGAGGCACATCCTTCTGCTCGTTTGGAATGGGACTGGAACAGAATCCCAGCTATTGATATTCCCTATGTTAAGAG GGCAAGGGAGTTCATCTTTTATGTTGCTCCCCTTGCTGGAATTAATGCTGACAGAGCtgataacagtgagagacagatcaaTGTAATTGTTGCCCTACCCACTCAAAAGTCTCTAAACATTGTTTGTAGGATTCCAAAG ATGACACTGTCAACGCAAGATGTGCCTCTTCCTATTGAACTGCCTATTGAACAAGATGGAACCATTGAAGCTCTCCAGAATTTTGACATTCGGAACATTGTTGAAAAATGGCTGAATAATAACTGA